From Rhodanobacteraceae bacterium, a single genomic window includes:
- a CDS encoding pyridoxamine 5'-phosphate oxidase family protein has protein sequence MRSESPWHDGERAIQQRVGVAERMEVFGRKVIRSFMPDQHRAFYPQLPFLLAGAVDDAGRPWATVIGTPGFMHSPDPQTLSIGARRDANDPALAGLRAGAAIGLLGIELHTRRRNRLNGTVATLADDGFAVRVGHAFGNCPQYIQTRGFEFARPPGMPHAATAERLSGLDAEAVAAIAAADTFFVASYVDVGGDPAQRQIDVSHRGGKVGFVRIDGNTLTIPDFAGNLHFNTLGNLLSNPRAGLLFIDFASGDLLHLSGRTELVFDGPEVAAFQGAERLWRVHVEHLVRRPNALALRWRFGEFSPNSLMTGSWDDAHARQRAEALRQSWRPFRVSRIVSESRTVKSFHLEPADGVGVPSFQAGQHLPIRLHTGKATLLRTYTISSAPSDAGLRISVKRAGAASRWLHDEVKVGDRIEARAPAGRFTIDASLRRPAVLLSAGVGVTPMLAMLRHLIFEGRRTRGMRPTVFVHGARSLAERPFDLELAELAAVAGRTLALVRVLSQPEAHAALGVDYDHRGHVDVTLLKNLLGFDDYDFHLCGPAAFMQSLYDGLRALNVADARIHAEAFGPSTLQRRPDAGAPAASPTPAATATVQVIFARSAKEARWSPGDGSLLDLAEARGLTPAFGCRVGSCGSCRTPLLEGKVAYAAPPVADTDPSSALICCAVPASGERLLLEL, from the coding sequence ATGCGCAGCGAATCTCCCTGGCACGACGGCGAGCGCGCCATCCAGCAGCGGGTCGGTGTCGCCGAGCGCATGGAGGTGTTCGGGCGCAAGGTGATCCGCAGTTTCATGCCGGATCAGCATCGCGCCTTCTACCCGCAGTTGCCGTTCCTGCTGGCCGGCGCCGTCGATGACGCCGGCCGGCCGTGGGCGACGGTCATCGGCACGCCCGGCTTCATGCACTCGCCCGATCCGCAGACGCTGTCGATTGGCGCCAGGCGAGATGCCAATGACCCGGCGCTGGCGGGCTTGCGCGCCGGCGCCGCGATCGGCCTGCTCGGCATCGAGTTGCACACGCGCCGCCGCAACCGCCTGAACGGTACGGTGGCCACGCTGGCCGACGACGGCTTCGCCGTGCGCGTCGGCCACGCTTTCGGCAACTGCCCGCAGTACATCCAGACGCGCGGATTCGAGTTCGCGCGTCCACCCGGGATGCCGCATGCCGCGACGGCCGAGCGCCTGAGCGGGCTGGACGCCGAGGCGGTGGCAGCGATCGCGGCGGCCGATACCTTCTTTGTCGCCAGTTATGTCGACGTCGGCGGCGATCCGGCGCAGCGCCAGATCGACGTTTCCCATCGCGGCGGCAAAGTTGGCTTCGTGCGTATCGACGGCAACACGCTGACCATCCCGGATTTCGCTGGCAATCTGCACTTCAACACACTCGGCAACCTGCTGAGCAATCCGCGCGCCGGCCTGCTGTTCATCGACTTCGCCAGCGGCGATTTGCTGCACTTGAGCGGCCGCACGGAGCTGGTGTTCGACGGCCCGGAGGTGGCGGCATTCCAGGGTGCTGAACGGCTCTGGCGCGTGCATGTCGAGCACCTGGTGCGACGGCCGAACGCGTTGGCCCTGCGCTGGCGTTTCGGCGAGTTTTCGCCCAATTCGCTGATGACCGGTTCCTGGGACGATGCCCACGCGCGCCAGCGCGCCGAGGCCTTGCGCCAGAGCTGGCGGCCATTTCGCGTCAGCCGCATCGTCAGCGAGAGCCGAACCGTCAAGAGCTTCCACCTGGAGCCGGCTGACGGCGTCGGCGTGCCTTCGTTCCAGGCCGGCCAGCATCTGCCGATCCGCCTGCACACCGGCAAGGCGACGCTGCTGCGCACCTACACGATCTCGTCGGCGCCGTCGGATGCCGGGTTGCGCATCAGCGTGAAACGCGCGGGCGCGGCGTCGCGCTGGCTGCACGATGAGGTCAAGGTCGGCGATCGGATCGAGGCGCGCGCGCCGGCCGGTCGCTTCACCATCGACGCCAGCCTCCGCCGCCCGGCGGTGCTGTTGTCGGCCGGTGTCGGCGTAACGCCCATGCTCGCGATGCTGAGGCACCTGATCTTCGAGGGGCGGCGCACCCGCGGCATGCGCCCTACCGTGTTCGTCCACGGCGCGCGCTCACTGGCGGAGCGGCCCTTCGACCTCGAACTGGCCGAACTCGCGGCGGTCGCCGGCCGCACGCTGGCGCTCGTGCGCGTGCTGAGCCAGCCCGAGGCGCATGCGGCACTCGGCGTCGACTACGACCATCGCGGCCATGTCGATGTCACGCTGCTGAAGAATCTGCTCGGCTTCGACGACTACGATTTCCATTTGTGCGGCCCGGCGGCGTTCATGCAGTCGCTGTACGACGGGCTGCGCGCGCTGAATGTCGCCGATGCCCGCATCCACGCCGAGGCTTTCGGGCCGTCGACGCTGCAGCGCCGGCCGGATGCCGGCGCGCCGGCAGCCTCGCCGACGCCCGCCGCGACCGCGACGGTGCAGGTGATCTTCGCGCGCTCCGCGAAGGAAGCGCGCTGGTCGCCGGGCGACGGCAGCCTGCTGGATCTGGCCGAGGCGCGCGGCCTGACCCCCGCCTTCGGTTGCCGCGTCGGCAGTTGCGGCAGCTGCCGCACGCCGCTGCTGGAAGGCAAGGTGGCGTATGCCGCCCCGCCGGTCGCCGACACCGACCCATCCAGCGCGCTGATCTGCTGCGCGGTACCTGCCAGCGGCGAGCGCCTGCTGCTGGAACTGTGA
- a CDS encoding glutathione S-transferase translates to MDQALSPPVSGHSHRVQLLLSLLGLPTELIDVDLMKGAHKQPEFLKLNGFGQVPVIDDGGTLVADSNAILVYLATRYADASWLPRDAAGAAAVQRWLSVAAGQIAFGPAAARLITVFGAKYNADEVIGRAHALLKLMDAGLARSAFLTDAQPTIADVAAYSYIAHAPEGNVDLSGYPQVRAWLARIEALPGFVPMVPTPVGLAA, encoded by the coding sequence ATCGATCAAGCTCTATCGCCACCCGTGTCCGGGCATTCGCACCGGGTGCAGCTGCTGCTGTCCTTGCTCGGACTGCCCACCGAGCTGATCGACGTCGACCTGATGAAGGGCGCGCACAAGCAGCCCGAGTTCCTCAAGCTCAACGGTTTCGGCCAGGTGCCGGTGATCGACGACGGCGGCACGCTGGTGGCCGACTCCAACGCCATCCTGGTGTACCTGGCGACGCGCTATGCCGATGCCTCCTGGCTGCCGCGCGATGCCGCCGGCGCCGCCGCGGTGCAGCGTTGGCTGAGCGTGGCCGCCGGCCAGATCGCCTTCGGTCCGGCCGCGGCGCGATTGATCACGGTGTTCGGCGCCAAGTACAACGCCGACGAGGTGATCGGACGCGCGCATGCCTTGCTCAAGCTGATGGACGCCGGTCTCGCGCGCAGCGCCTTCCTGACCGACGCGCAGCCGACGATCGCCGATGTCGCCGCCTACAGCTACATCGCCCACGCGCCGGAAGGCAATGTCGACCTCTCCGGCTACCCGCAAGTACGCGCCTGGCTGGCGCGGATCGAGGCGCTGCCGGGCTTCGTGCCGATGGTGCCCACCCCGGTTGGCCTCGCCGCCTGA
- a CDS encoding LysR family transcriptional regulator yields MDRHQQMCVFVAVAETQAFAAAARRLGISAAAATRAVAALEARIGARLLVRTTRSVRLTDAGGQFLEDCRRILADLDGADEMASGAQMRPRGLLTLASPVLFGQCVLNPVVLDYLELNPLVTVRALFADRTPNLHEEAIDIAVLMGEPSDSALVAVPIGSIRRVVCATPGYLAERGTPRHPDQLAAHRIVLSSADSPTPEWRFVDGAAALAVRLQSRLTVSSNEAAIEAVRGGWGLTRAMSYQVAAQLADGSLVSVLDEFQPAALPVHLVYREGRKASARVRSFIDFAVTRLRGEPALLSPLG; encoded by the coding sequence ATGGATCGACACCAGCAGATGTGTGTGTTCGTGGCGGTCGCCGAGACCCAGGCATTCGCCGCGGCGGCGCGGCGATTGGGCATCTCGGCAGCCGCGGCGACACGCGCGGTCGCGGCGCTGGAGGCGCGCATCGGCGCGCGCCTGCTGGTGCGCACCACGCGCAGCGTGCGCCTGACCGATGCCGGCGGCCAGTTCCTGGAGGACTGCCGGCGCATCCTGGCCGATCTCGACGGCGCCGACGAGATGGCGTCCGGTGCGCAGATGCGTCCGCGCGGACTGCTCACGCTGGCCAGTCCGGTGCTGTTCGGCCAGTGCGTGCTCAACCCGGTCGTCCTCGACTACCTTGAACTGAACCCGCTGGTGACGGTGCGCGCGCTGTTCGCGGACCGCACGCCGAATTTGCACGAGGAGGCGATCGACATCGCCGTCCTGATGGGCGAACCCAGCGACAGCGCGCTGGTGGCGGTGCCGATAGGAAGCATCCGCCGGGTGGTCTGCGCGACGCCCGGCTACCTCGCCGAACGCGGCACGCCACGCCACCCGGACCAGCTCGCGGCGCATCGCATCGTGCTGTCGAGCGCCGACTCGCCCACGCCGGAATGGCGCTTCGTGGACGGCGCCGCGGCGCTGGCCGTCCGCCTGCAGTCGCGCCTGACGGTGTCGAGCAATGAAGCCGCGATCGAGGCGGTGCGCGGCGGTTGGGGCCTGACCCGGGCGATGTCCTACCAGGTTGCCGCGCAGCTGGCGGACGGCTCCCTGGTCAGCGTGCTGGATGAGTTCCAGCCGGCAGCGCTGCCCGTGCACCTGGTCTATCGCGAGGGCCGCAAGGCCTCGGCCCGGGTGCGCAGCTTCATCGATTTTGCGGTGACCCGCCTGCGCGGCGAGCCGGCGCTGCTCAGCCCACTCGGGTAG
- a CDS encoding LysR family transcriptional regulator gives MDRFEEMAVFVAVAEESGFAAAARRLSLSPPKVTRAVASLEQRVGTPLLLRTTRSVRLTESGQRYLADCRRILAELAEAEEAAAGAHATPRGLLSITAPALFGQMFVTPLATRYLDRYPEVRLRALFVDRVVGMADEGIDVAIRIGELPDSALIALSAGHVRRVVCAAPALLAREGIPQHPAELERFRIVQAANVTQTNEWRFATGGDTLAVRIAPTLSVNSNRAAIVAAERGFGLTRVLSYQIAPQLAAGTLQIVLPGFEPPPLPIHVLYQQGRKASAKVRSFVDFCIAQLRADPAIN, from the coding sequence ATCGACCGCTTCGAGGAAATGGCCGTCTTCGTGGCTGTCGCCGAGGAATCCGGCTTTGCGGCCGCGGCGCGGCGCCTCTCGCTGTCGCCACCCAAGGTCACGCGCGCAGTGGCGTCGCTGGAGCAGCGTGTCGGCACCCCGCTGTTGCTGCGCACCACGCGCAGCGTGCGCCTGACCGAGTCCGGCCAGCGCTACCTCGCCGACTGCCGGCGCATCCTGGCCGAACTCGCCGAGGCCGAGGAAGCGGCGGCCGGTGCGCACGCCACCCCGCGCGGGCTGCTGTCGATCACCGCGCCGGCCCTGTTCGGCCAGATGTTCGTCACGCCGCTGGCAACACGCTATCTCGACCGCTACCCGGAGGTGCGCCTGCGCGCCTTGTTCGTCGACCGTGTGGTCGGCATGGCCGACGAAGGTATCGACGTCGCCATCCGCATCGGCGAGTTGCCGGATTCCGCGCTGATCGCCCTCAGTGCCGGCCACGTGCGGCGAGTGGTCTGCGCGGCGCCGGCGCTGCTGGCGCGCGAGGGCATCCCGCAGCACCCGGCGGAGCTGGAGCGCTTTCGCATCGTGCAGGCCGCCAACGTCACGCAGACGAACGAATGGCGCTTTGCCACCGGCGGCGACACCCTCGCCGTGCGCATCGCGCCGACCCTGTCGGTGAATTCCAACCGTGCCGCCATCGTCGCGGCCGAGCGCGGCTTCGGCCTGACCCGCGTCCTGTCCTACCAGATCGCGCCGCAGCTGGCCGCCGGCACGCTGCAGATCGTGTTGCCGGGGTTCGAGCCGCCGCCGTTGCCGATCCACGTGCTCTACCAGCAGGGCCGCAAGGCCTCGGCCAAGGTGCGCTCCTTCGTCGACTTCTGCATCGCGCAGCTGCGCGCAGACCCTGCCATCAACTGA
- a CDS encoding nuclear transport factor 2 family protein, with translation MSRPPLPPFTLETATQKVRLAEDAWNSRDPARVALAYTEDSRWRNRSEFLQGRAEIEAFLARKWQQEREYRLIKELWTFGGNRIAVRFAYESHDAAGRWQRSYGNENWEFDEHGLMRLRMASINDLPISDSERKFHWPQGRRPDDHPSLSALGL, from the coding sequence ATGAGCCGTCCCCCATTGCCGCCGTTCACACTGGAAACGGCGACGCAGAAAGTACGCCTGGCCGAGGATGCGTGGAACTCCCGCGACCCGGCGCGGGTGGCGCTGGCCTACACCGAGGACAGCCGTTGGCGGAACCGCAGCGAGTTCCTGCAGGGTCGCGCCGAGATCGAGGCCTTCCTGGCGCGCAAATGGCAGCAGGAGCGCGAATACCGTCTGATCAAGGAGCTGTGGACCTTCGGCGGCAACCGTATCGCCGTGCGCTTCGCCTATGAATCGCACGATGCGGCGGGCCGGTGGCAGCGCAGTTACGGCAACGAAAACTGGGAGTTCGACGAGCACGGATTGATGCGCCTGCGCATGGCCAGCATCAACGACCTGCCGATCAGCGACAGCGAGCGCAAGTTCCACTGGCCGCAGGGTCGCCGTCCCGACGATCACCCGTCGCTGAGCGCGCTTGGGCTGTGA
- a CDS encoding carboxymuconolactone decarboxylase family protein has translation MSRIAIPAGIESAPTASQPLLEAVKKQIGVVPNLFRLVANSPAALEGYLGMSGALAKGALPAPTRERIALAVAEINGCNYCLSAHTYLGKNLARLDDAEIAANRAGTSNDPKADAAVRFAAKVTQQRGKVSAEDVLAVKSAGYSEEQIVEIVQHVALNTWTNYINEVARTEIDFPVVQARLAA, from the coding sequence ATGTCGCGTATCGCCATCCCCGCCGGTATCGAGTCCGCCCCGACCGCATCGCAGCCGCTGCTCGAAGCGGTGAAGAAGCAGATTGGTGTCGTTCCCAACCTGTTCCGCCTGGTCGCCAACAGCCCGGCGGCGCTGGAGGGCTACCTCGGAATGTCGGGTGCGCTGGCCAAGGGCGCGCTGCCGGCGCCGACGCGCGAGCGGATCGCGCTGGCGGTGGCCGAGATCAACGGCTGCAACTACTGCCTGTCGGCGCACACCTACCTGGGCAAGAACCTGGCCCGGCTGGACGATGCCGAGATCGCCGCCAACCGCGCCGGCACCTCCAATGACCCGAAAGCCGACGCCGCCGTCCGCTTTGCCGCCAAGGTCACCCAGCAGCGCGGCAAGGTCAGCGCCGAGGATGTGCTCGCGGTGAAGTCGGCCGGCTACAGCGAGGAACAGATCGTCGAGATCGTGCAGCACGTTGCGCTGAACACCTGGACCAACTACATCAACGAGGTGGCCCGGACCGAGATCGATTTCCCGGTGGTGCAGGCGCGCCTGGCGGCCTGA
- a CDS encoding PAS-domain containing protein: MIPAWLLFLVAIGYLAALFSVAAWGDRRVGLVGQPPLRAWVYSLALGVYCTTWTVFGAVGTAKASGWGFLPIYLGPILVFLFLPGLLERLVLVARQQNVGSLSHLIAARFGRSRPLAALVTVIALFAAVPYIALQFKAISASIDVLSPPVGNHGPRLVEDTALYVAVMMALFAMLFGTREASATAQRRGLLVAVALESVVKLAALLAVAALALVLGDDAWHAAVGRAAADPRWSPQQFGTLGFLTQTLLAACAIVCLPRQFQVAVVECTDPADLKLARRVFIGYMVLISACVLPVAWLADTLVAGGNPDHLLLRLPLENGHPAIALLAFVGGLSAGTAMVIVVSVALSTMISNDLLMPLLMRIRRLGLPERDDLSSWVLGCRRFAIGLLALLAFTFYRAGGGSETLASYGLLAFSAVAQFAPALLASLYWRNASLPGVAWGLAGGFGVWLYTLLLPQLAAAGWFAGEFVSAGPFGIAALAPHALLGAAGPDPLTHGTLWSLLVNCVLLVGMSWRHRPHLGERLQAAAYLDPYALHASAAAELVPHVQQRELIELAQRILGREPANAAYAEFFARQQRAPAPEAQADRRLLQFTERLLGGAVGPGSARLMLTSALRGSGLELGEVVSVLDETSQALRFNRELLQTTFEHMSQGISVVDGEMRLVAWNRRYAELFEYPDGMLYVGRPVADLIRHNAERGQLGPGDVDQQVARRIGYMRAGSSHRYVRERADGHVIEMRGEPLPGGGFVMSFNDITEFKRAEEALREANETLEDRVDQRTFELKQSLKAQEEARALAQAAQETRTRFIASASHDLLQPLSAARLFLSSLRQEPQMPAPAGTLVERVDSSLSAAEEMLDGLIDLARLDAGVLKAEMQPMGLGELFASVEQQFAPIARGRGLKFAVVPTRLWVQSDRKLLRRIVQNLVSNALRYTRSGGVLVGARRRGTEVRIEVWDSGPGIAAEVRSRIFRDFERGPGASPWGERGLGLGLAGCLRLAKLMGATLDLRSQPDRGTLFYVTAARASAVRASGEPSAEGATPGASVGLRVLVVDNEPEVLAATSGLLQRWGHAVEIAGDGAAALALLQAQRFDVALVDHQLDAGESGLALIADWRARGIAPAALCMVSADRREEFLKAAAAAQLPVLHKPVKPAALRAWLASVAG; the protein is encoded by the coding sequence ATGATCCCCGCCTGGTTGCTGTTCCTGGTTGCCATCGGCTACCTCGCCGCGTTGTTCTCGGTGGCGGCCTGGGGCGACCGGCGGGTGGGCCTGGTGGGCCAGCCGCCGCTGCGGGCCTGGGTCTACAGCCTGGCGCTTGGGGTTTATTGCACCACCTGGACGGTGTTCGGCGCGGTCGGCACGGCCAAGGCCAGCGGCTGGGGTTTCCTGCCGATCTACCTCGGGCCGATCCTGGTCTTCCTGTTCCTGCCGGGACTGCTGGAGCGGCTGGTGCTGGTGGCGCGGCAGCAGAACGTGGGTTCGCTCTCGCACCTGATCGCGGCGCGCTTCGGCCGTTCGCGGCCGCTGGCGGCGCTGGTGACGGTGATCGCGCTGTTCGCCGCGGTGCCCTACATCGCGCTGCAGTTCAAGGCGATCAGTGCCAGCATCGACGTGCTCTCCCCGCCAGTGGGCAACCACGGCCCGCGGCTGGTCGAGGACACCGCGCTGTACGTGGCGGTGATGATGGCGTTGTTCGCGATGCTGTTCGGCACCCGCGAAGCCAGCGCAACGGCACAACGACGCGGCCTGCTGGTGGCCGTCGCGCTGGAATCGGTGGTCAAGCTGGCGGCGCTGCTGGCGGTCGCGGCGCTGGCGCTGGTGCTCGGCGATGACGCCTGGCACGCCGCGGTGGGCCGCGCCGCCGCCGATCCGCGCTGGTCGCCGCAGCAGTTCGGCACCCTCGGCTTCCTGACCCAGACGCTGCTGGCCGCCTGCGCCATCGTCTGCCTGCCGCGCCAGTTCCAGGTGGCGGTGGTCGAATGCACCGATCCGGCCGACCTCAAGCTCGCACGCCGGGTGTTCATCGGCTACATGGTGCTGATCTCGGCCTGCGTGCTGCCGGTGGCCTGGCTCGCCGACACCCTGGTCGCCGGCGGCAATCCCGACCATCTGCTGCTGCGCCTGCCGCTGGAGAACGGGCACCCGGCGATCGCCCTGCTGGCCTTCGTGGGTGGCCTGTCGGCGGGCACGGCGATGGTCATCGTGGTCAGCGTCGCGCTGTCGACCATGATCAGCAATGACCTGCTGATGCCGCTGCTGATGCGCATCCGCCGGCTCGGGCTGCCGGAGCGCGACGATCTGTCGTCCTGGGTGCTCGGCTGTCGCCGTTTCGCGATCGGCCTGCTGGCGCTGCTCGCCTTCACCTTCTACCGCGCCGGCGGCGGCAGCGAGACCCTGGCCAGCTACGGCCTGCTCGCCTTCAGCGCCGTGGCGCAGTTCGCGCCCGCGCTGCTGGCCTCGCTGTACTGGCGCAACGCCAGCCTGCCGGGCGTCGCCTGGGGCCTGGCCGGCGGCTTCGGCGTCTGGCTGTACACCCTGCTGCTGCCGCAACTGGCGGCGGCCGGCTGGTTCGCCGGCGAGTTTGTCAGCGCAGGGCCCTTTGGCATTGCCGCGTTGGCACCGCATGCGCTGCTCGGCGCCGCCGGTCCCGACCCGCTGACGCATGGCACGCTGTGGTCGCTGCTGGTCAACTGCGTGCTGCTGGTCGGCATGTCCTGGCGCCACCGGCCGCATCTGGGCGAGCGCCTGCAGGCGGCGGCCTACCTCGATCCCTACGCGCTGCACGCCAGCGCCGCGGCGGAGCTGGTGCCGCATGTGCAGCAGCGCGAGCTGATCGAGCTGGCGCAGCGCATCCTCGGACGCGAGCCGGCGAATGCTGCTTACGCCGAGTTCTTCGCGCGGCAGCAGCGCGCGCCGGCGCCCGAGGCGCAGGCCGACCGGCGCCTGCTGCAGTTCACCGAGCGCCTGCTCGGCGGCGCCGTGGGGCCGGGCTCCGCGCGCCTGATGCTGACCAGCGCGCTGCGCGGCAGCGGGCTGGAGCTGGGCGAGGTGGTGTCGGTGCTGGACGAGACCAGCCAGGCGCTGCGCTTCAACCGCGAGCTGCTGCAGACCACCTTCGAGCACATGAGCCAGGGCATCAGCGTGGTCGATGGCGAGATGCGCCTGGTGGCCTGGAACCGGCGCTACGCCGAGCTGTTCGAGTATCCGGACGGGATGCTCTACGTCGGGCGACCGGTGGCGGACCTGATCCGCCACAATGCCGAGCGCGGCCAGCTCGGGCCCGGCGATGTCGATCAGCAGGTGGCGCGGCGCATCGGCTACATGCGCGCCGGCAGCTCGCACCGCTATGTGCGCGAACGCGCCGACGGGCACGTCATCGAAATGCGCGGCGAGCCCCTGCCTGGCGGTGGTTTCGTCATGAGCTTCAACGACATCACCGAGTTCAAGCGCGCCGAGGAAGCCCTGCGCGAGGCGAACGAGACCCTGGAAGACCGCGTCGACCAGCGCACCTTCGAGCTCAAGCAGTCGCTCAAGGCGCAGGAGGAAGCGCGCGCGCTGGCGCAGGCAGCGCAGGAAACGCGCACCCGCTTCATCGCGAGCGCCAGCCACGACTTGCTGCAGCCGCTGTCCGCAGCGCGCCTGTTCCTGTCCAGCCTGCGCCAGGAGCCGCAGATGCCGGCACCCGCCGGCACCCTGGTCGAACGCGTCGATTCCTCGCTGTCGGCGGCCGAGGAGATGCTCGATGGCCTGATCGATTTGGCGCGCCTGGACGCCGGCGTGCTCAAGGCCGAGATGCAGCCGATGGGCTTGGGCGAGCTGTTCGCGTCGGTCGAGCAGCAATTCGCGCCGATCGCGCGCGGGCGTGGGCTCAAGTTCGCGGTGGTGCCGACCCGTTTGTGGGTGCAGAGCGACCGCAAGCTGCTGCGCCGGATCGTGCAGAACCTGGTCTCGAATGCACTGCGCTACACCCGCAGTGGCGGTGTGCTGGTCGGCGCGCGGCGGCGCGGCACCGAGGTGCGCATCGAGGTCTGGGACAGCGGACCCGGCATCGCTGCCGAGGTGCGCTCGCGGATCTTCCGCGACTTCGAGCGCGGCCCGGGGGCCTCGCCCTGGGGCGAGCGCGGCCTGGGCCTGGGGCTGGCCGGTTGCCTGCGCCTGGCCAAGCTGATGGGCGCCACCCTGGACCTGCGCTCGCAGCCGGACCGCGGCACCTTGTTCTACGTCACCGCCGCGCGCGCATCGGCCGTCCGCGCCAGCGGCGAGCCGAGCGCGGAGGGCGCGACGCCCGGCGCCAGCGTCGGCCTGCGCGTGCTGGTGGTCGACAACGAGCCCGAAGTGCTCGCCGCCACCAGCGGCTTGCTGCAGCGCTGGGGCCATGCGGTCGAGATCGCGGGCGACGGCGCCGCGGCGCTGGCACTGCTGCAGGCGCAGAGATTCGACGTCGCGCTGGTGGATCACCAACTCGACGCCGGCGAGAGCGGGCTGGCGCTGATCGCCGACTGGCGCGCGCGCGGCATCGCGCCGGCGGCCCTGTGCATGGTCAGCGCGGATCGTCGCGAGGAGTTCCTCAAGGCCGCCGCCGCGGCGCAACTGCCGGTGCTGCACAAGCCGGTGAAGCCAGCGGCGCTGCGGGCGTGGCTGGCGTCGGTGGCGGGGTAG
- the maiA gene encoding maleylacetoacetate isomerase, producing MSDLIRLYSYWRSSAAFRVRIALNLKGLRYDYLAVNLVEGGGQQHASDFHKLNPQELVPVLVDGERVVRQSMSIIEYLAEVYHGAGVALLPPTARERARVRSIAQAVACDIHPLNNTRVLGYLGEKFAASQAQKEDWVRHWIGIGFDALEELLGGNPSTGEFCEGDEPTMADCCLVPQVYNARRFGLDISRYPTIDRINARCLTMREFGDALPENQPDAPR from the coding sequence GTGAGTGACCTGATCAGGCTCTACAGCTACTGGCGTTCGAGCGCGGCTTTCCGGGTGCGCATCGCGTTGAACCTGAAAGGCCTGCGCTACGACTACCTTGCAGTCAATCTGGTGGAGGGCGGCGGCCAGCAGCATGCCAGCGACTTCCACAAGCTCAATCCGCAGGAGCTGGTGCCGGTGCTGGTGGACGGCGAGCGCGTGGTCCGCCAGTCGATGAGCATCATCGAGTACCTCGCCGAGGTCTACCACGGCGCCGGGGTCGCGCTGCTGCCGCCGACCGCGCGCGAGCGTGCGCGGGTGCGCTCGATCGCGCAGGCCGTCGCCTGCGACATCCACCCGCTCAACAACACTCGCGTGCTCGGCTACCTCGGCGAAAAGTTCGCCGCCAGCCAGGCGCAGAAGGAAGACTGGGTGCGCCACTGGATCGGGATCGGGTTCGACGCGCTCGAGGAACTGCTGGGCGGCAACCCGTCTACCGGCGAGTTCTGCGAAGGCGACGAACCGACCATGGCCGACTGCTGCCTGGTGCCCCAGGTCTACAACGCCCGCCGCTTCGGCCTGGACATCTCGCGCTATCCGACGATCGACCGCATCAACGCACGCTGTCTGACCATGCGCGAGTTCGGCGATGCGCTGCCGGAGAACCAGCCGGATGCGCCGCGGTGA